The Xenopus tropicalis strain Nigerian chromosome 2, UCB_Xtro_10.0, whole genome shotgun sequence genome window below encodes:
- the tmem234 gene encoding transmembrane protein 234 → MTLHTVEMFSFLLVSLLWGVTNPFLRKGAEGMESVREEKTLKQLLSEARFLIFNYRYVIPFLLNQSGSLVFYLTLASTELSLAVPFCNSLALVFTFVTGMIIGENIGGKRAVLGMFLTTLGITLCVASSVNN, encoded by the exons ATGACTCTCCATACAGTAGAAATGTTCTCCTTTCTGCTGGTGTCCTTGCTGTGGGGAGTCACCAACCCTTTCTTACGTAAGGGAGCCGAAGGCATGGAAAGTGTAAGAGAGGAGAAGACCCTCAAGCAGTTGCTATCAGAAGCTAGATTTCTGATCTTCAATTACAGG TATGTTATCCCATTCTTGCTGAACCAAAGTGGATCATTGGTGTTCTACCTGACACTGGCATCTACAG AGCTCTCGCTCGCTGTTCCATTTTGCAATTCTCTGGCCTTGGTTTTTACTTTTGTGACTGGGATGATTATTGGAGAAAATATTGGAGGAAAAA GAGCTGTGCTTGGAATGTTTCTCACTACACTTGGGATCACACTCTGTGTTGCAAGTTCTGTAAACAATTAA